In Pristiophorus japonicus isolate sPriJap1 chromosome 2, sPriJap1.hap1, whole genome shotgun sequence, one genomic interval encodes:
- the plk2b gene encoding serine/threonine-protein kinase PLK2b encodes MELLRTITAQQNAKMCEQPLAKSADLRFNKRQEELTYSNMEMSRIITDSATGKCYCRGKVLGKGGFAKCYEMTDLTTNRVYAAKIIPHTRVAKPHQREKIDREIELHRTLHHKHIVHFYHHFEDKDNIYILLEHCSRRSMAHVLKARKVLTEPEVRYYLRQIVSGLKCLHEQGILHRDLKLGNFFINETMELKIGDFGLAAKLEPVEQRSRTICGTPNYLSPEVLNKLGHGCESDIWALGCVMYTMLLGRPPFETTNLKETYRCIREARYTMPSSLSVSAKHLISSMLAKNPEDRPSLDAILHYDFLTQGFTPERLSQTCCHYAPDFHLSSPAKNLFKKAAAALFGGKKEKAKFLDNHNKLGKDDADEIYKLKNDLKKISLSNQLNNKSRSDEESRLANKPPIVYAQPETPSPVKDNEQQIRDSIRMIVRGTLGSCSNSSESLEDSTMGSVADTVARVLKGCLENMPEGDCLPKQQLSFSFQWVTKWVDYSNKYGFGYQLSDHTVGVLFNNGTHMSLLADKKTIHYYAELGQCSIFSALDVPEKFISQVTILKYFAHYMEENLMEGGDLPSSTDAQKPRLCLLQWLKSDRALMMLFSDGTFQVNFYHDHTKIIICNHNEEYLLTYINEDRVSTTFKLSTLLMAGCSHELRTRMEYALNMVQQRFN; translated from the exons ATGGAATTACTGAGGACTATCACTGCCCAGCAGAACGCCAAAATGTGTGAACAGCCTCTCGCAAAGTCCGCGGATCTCCGCTTCAACAAAAGACAGGAAGAGTTAACTTACTCCAACATGGAGATGTCCCGGATTATAACCGACTCTGCCACCGGCAAATGTTACTGCAGAGGCAAAGTGTTGGGAAAG GGAGGATTTGCCAAATGCTACGAGATGACCGACCTGACCACTAACCGCGTCTATGCTGCAAAAATCATCCCGCACACAAGAGTAGCCAAACCCCATCAGAGGGAAAAG ATTGACCGAGAAATTGAGCTGCACCGAACACTTCACCATAAACATATTGTTCACTTCTACCATCACTTTGAAGATAAAGATAACATTTACATTCTGTTGGAACACTGCAGCAGAAGA TCAATGGCTCATGTACTGAAAGCTAGGAAGGTGCTAACAGAACCAGAAGTACGATACTACCTCCGGCAGATAGTATCTGGACTGAAGTGCCTGCATGAGCAAGGAATCTTGCACAGAGACCTCAAACTAG GTAACTTCTTCATCAATGAGACTATGGAACTGAAAATTGGGGACTTTGGATTAGCAGCAAAGCTGGAACCAGTGGAGCAAAGGAGCAG AACTATCTGTGGCACACCAAATTACTTGTCTCCTGAAGTTCTCAACAAACTAGGACATGGCTGTGAATCTGATATCTGGGCATTGGGCTGTGTAAT GTACACAATGCTGTTGGGGCGGCCCCCATTTGAGACTACCAACCTAAAAGAAACTTACAGATGTATACGGGAAGCAAGATACACGATGCCATCATCATTGTCAGTATCTGCCAAACATTTGATATCCAGCATGCTAGCAAAAAATCCAGAAGATCGACCCAGTCTAGATGCCATCCTGCATTATGACTTCCTTACTCAG GGATTTACACCTGAGAGACTGTCACAGACCTGCTGCCACTATGCACCGGATTTTCACTTGTCCAGCCCTGCCAAGAATTTATTCAAAAAGGCAGCTGCAGCTCTGTTTGGTGGGAAGAAGGAAAAAGCCAAGTTTTTGGACAATCACA ACAAACTAGGAAAGGATGATGCTGATGAAATATACAAGCTGAAGAATGATTTGAAGAAAATATCATTAAGCAACCAATTGAACAACAAAAGCCGATCCGATGAG GAGTCCAGGTTGGCCAACAAGCCACCAATTGTCTATGCCCAGCCAGAGACCCCTTCACCAGTGAAGGATAATGAACAGCAAATCAGAGACTCAATTAGGATGATCGTGAGAGGAACTTTGGGAAGCTGCAGCAACAGTAGTGAAT CTCTTGAAGACAGTACCATGGGAAGTGTTGCTGACACGGTTGCAAGAGTACTAAAGGGCTGCCTAGAAAATATGCCAGAAG gagaTTGTTTGCCAAAACAGCAGTTGAGCTTCTCCTTCCAGTGGGTCACCAAGTGGGTGGATTATTCTAATAAATATGGCTTTGGATATCAGTTGTCTGATCACACAGTTGGAGTCCTTTTCAATAATGGAACTCACATGAGCCTGTTGGCAGATAAAAA AACCATCCATTACTATGCAGAGCTGGGCCAGTGTTCCATCTTTTCTGCACTCGATGTGCCTGAAAAGTTCATTAGTCAAGTGACTATTCTGAAGTATTTTGCACACTACATGGAAGAAAATCTAATGGAG GGTGGTGATCTGCCTAGTTCAACAGATGCCCAGAAGCCCAGACTGTGTCTCCTTCAGTGGTTAAAGTCTGACCGTGCACTAATGATGCTCTTTAGTGATGGCACATTCCAG GTGAATTTTTATCATGATCATACAAAAATCATTATTTGCAACCACAATGAGGAGTACCTGCTTACATATATCAATGAAGATAGAGTTTCTACTACATTTAAACTCTCCACACTGCTGATGGCTGGGTGTTCACATGAACTTCGTACCAGAATGGAATATGCATTGAATATGGTGCAACAAAGATTTAATTAA